A window of the Acidobacteriota bacterium genome harbors these coding sequences:
- a CDS encoding GGDEF domain-containing protein yields the protein MASKPIELALNRPDASPAQAARLRDLVGRLLDLLAEHVPDHQGLKSDDFRRRLERYQRDLEAAVSLKDTDTAAAACVEDCDRFLKEVRKYGADREAEFVGVIDFLRQLIETVKGDAKEFQAGLDRSTAQFARLVDLEDIRQIKTALAREVVELKRVVAEREKKEQAQITTLVGRMQTLEANLVAAKEEAQKDGLTAVANRKTFDRTLPQWLAASRQNGGRFALAMIDLDNFKVINDTHGHQVGDRVLVCAARLFEANVRATDIVSRYGGEEFAILFAGASAAQARARLAAMMGQVAPAYEYQAAGQTRHVSFTFSVGLTEFQGNDTADSIVRRADEALYEAKRRGKNRIEMSGTSFLKRLLA from the coding sequence ATGGCCTCGAAGCCCATCGAACTCGCCCTCAACCGTCCGGACGCCTCGCCAGCCCAGGCGGCGCGTCTGCGCGACCTCGTCGGCCGTTTACTGGATCTGCTCGCCGAGCACGTCCCCGACCACCAGGGACTGAAGAGCGACGACTTCCGGAGGCGGCTCGAGCGTTATCAGCGCGACCTCGAGGCGGCCGTCTCGCTCAAGGACACCGACACGGCAGCCGCGGCGTGTGTCGAGGACTGCGACCGCTTTCTCAAGGAAGTGCGCAAGTACGGCGCCGACCGCGAGGCCGAGTTCGTCGGGGTCATCGACTTCCTCCGTCAGCTCATCGAGACGGTCAAGGGCGATGCCAAGGAATTCCAGGCCGGTCTCGACCGATCGACGGCGCAGTTTGCCCGCCTCGTCGATCTCGAGGACATCCGCCAGATCAAGACGGCCCTCGCCAGGGAGGTCGTTGAACTGAAGCGCGTCGTGGCGGAACGCGAGAAGAAGGAACAGGCCCAGATCACGACCCTGGTCGGGCGCATGCAGACGCTCGAGGCCAACCTGGTCGCCGCCAAGGAGGAGGCCCAGAAGGATGGGCTGACGGCCGTGGCCAACCGGAAGACCTTCGATCGGACGCTGCCGCAGTGGCTGGCGGCCTCCCGGCAGAACGGCGGCCGGTTCGCCCTGGCGATGATTGACCTCGACAACTTCAAGGTCATCAACGACACGCACGGGCACCAGGTGGGCGACCGGGTCCTCGTGTGCGCGGCGCGGCTCTTCGAGGCCAACGTGCGGGCCACCGACATCGTCTCGCGTTATGGGGGAGAGGAGTTCGCGATCCTCTTCGCGGGTGCCTCGGCCGCGCAGGCCCGCGCTCGTCTGGCGGCCATGATGGGCCAGGTCGCACCGGCCTACGAGTACCAGGCGGCCGGCCAGACGCGCCACGTGAGCTTCACCTTTTCGGTCGGGCTGACCGAGTTCCAGGGCAACGACACGGCCGATTCGATCGTCCGCCGCGCCGATGAGGCGCTCTACGAGGCCAAGCGTCGGGGGAAGAACCGGATCGAGATGTCCGGCACCTCCTTCCTGAAGCGCCTGCTGGCCTGA